From Fimbriimonadia bacterium:
CGGTGCGGCTAGCGGCCACCAGCCTATCCATCTCGTCATAGACAAACGTCTGCACGTCCTCGTTGTCCTCGGTAATCGTCTCCACCAGGTCGTCGTCAGTGTACTCGTACTCGCAGGAAGCGATCAACGTATCGTCGCTCTTGCGGTGCACGATGCTGACCACACGGTTCGCCTCGTCGTAGGTGAAGAGCGTCTTCGTGCCGTTGCCTCGAACGATCCGCGTCACGTTCCCGTTGTTGTCGTATTGATACGAGGCTCCGCCGGGAGGGCCTCCACCGGGAGAATCCAGCCCGTCCCCACCCGGGGGCTCCTCCTCTTCGTCGTCGGCAGCGTCTGCCACCAACGCCACTTGGTTCCTGGCGGTATAGCTGTAGCCAGCGTAGGTGTTGCCGGTCGAAGCCCAGTCGTACACCCGGCACAGCAGACCCTTCTTGCCTGTCTCGTCGTAGACGTAGGTGATGCTGCGATTGCCCTTGGTCTCCGTCAGCTTACGGTTGTTCTCGTCGTAGGTCCAGCTCCAGGTCGAGCTGTTCCCCGTCATCTGGGTCAGATTGCCGTTTCCATCGAAAGTATAGGTATACGTGCCTCCGGTGTCGAGGGCCTTTTCGACCACGCGGTCCCACTCGTCCAGCGTGTAGGTGACCGCCTCGTCATTCGGGGCAATCTGGCTCGTCCGAACCCCGTATTCGTTATAGGCCCACGCCCAGGGCCGGCCGTTCGGCGTAGTCATGCCTGTCAGGTTGCCGTCGGTGTCGTGGTCGTATTCAGTGACGAAGGTGTCGCCGCGCTTGTACTCGGTCTTGCTTTCCGCAAGGCCGTAGTTGGGGTCGGGGTACGCGTACTGCACTCGGAAGAGAGTGGAACCCTGTTCGGAGGTCTTCCAGTAGACGTTCGTCAGGTTACCGCAGTCATCATACTCCCACAGAGTGTAATGTCTCATCGGATCGGTGCGGCTCGTCATGCGGGAGTAGTCGCCATAGGTGTAGGTCGTCTCGCGGTACGGCGTGCCGGGCGGACACTCGTAGGTGCAATTGCCGAGGTCGTCGAACTCATAGGTCCAGACGTTGCTGCGACGGTCTGTAACCTGGATCACGTTGTGGTTGTCGTCGTAGAGGTAGTGAGAGCCGTCCACCCACAAGATTGCGGGGCTGTCCAGGTTGCCAAGCGCGTCCCGGTCCACTTGAAGCCCTTCTGCCTTCAGGCCTTGCGCCTCGGCTGCCTTCTTCAGCCCTTCCAGATTGGTTCCGTAGCCCGTCGTGCCCGCCAGTCTCCGAAGCTCCGCGACGCCCGCTTGCGTGCCCAGCTTTCTGGCGATGCGGGCGAGTGCACGCGGGCCGCAGTCGGCATCCTCTGGCTTTGGCTCTATTCGCTTAGATGGCTTTTCAGCCGGCTGGATGCCGAGCGCGCGCTCGCAGATGGCGCGTTGCCGAAGCAAGAACGCCTTCTCCCTCTCACTCCAGGCGCGGCTAGCGAGCAGGCGGTTGACGGTCGCGAGGGCTCCCTGGTAGTCCTTCTCGGCGTACAGGCGCTTGGCTGCCAGGTACTCGGGGGAGTGCTGCGAGGCTAGCTGAGCGGGCTCAGTGGGGGGGACGCGAGCCGCTCGGAGAGATGGGAGGCGTGTAGCCGCGAGCCATGCGCCCGTCGCTGCTACAACGACGCACACGGCACTCACTCCCACGAACGGCCACACGGAACGGGTCCTCATCTCAATTCCTCTGCGCCGGACCAAATTGCGCCTACATCATAACTCACATTCCCCGTATTGTCAAGAGGTCTTCGCATCCGCGAGGGCGAGTTTTTCCGCACCGATTCTCCCCACCCGCTCCGGCACCCACGCCCACGCGGCGTGGGGACGTCACTCAGAACGTCGTGACCGGTGGTGCTCGGTACAGTCCCGTTGTGCGCCGCGAACGTGTCGTTGGCAGTCGGGTAGCACTGGGGGCCGCGGGGCACGCGGTCAGCCTGTAACCACTTGCCGCAGGAGAGCCGCGCAGACGCCGCGAATCCGACAGGCGGGAAGGAGCGTGCCATGCAGATTGTCGAGTACGGAGGGTGGAAGCAGTGCGCCCGGCTCGCCGACGGGCGTATCGAGCTGTTCGCTACCCTGGAAGTCGGGCCCCGTATCATCCGTTTCGGGTTCGCCGGAGGACCGAACGAGTTCGTCGAGTTTCCGGAGGACATGGGCAAGACGGGCGGTTCGGAGTACCGCAGCTACGGTGGGCATCGGCTCTGGGTCTCACCGGAGGTATCGGGGCGCACCGACCTTCCCGATAACAGCCCTGTTCAGCACGAATGGGATGGACAGAGCCTGACCCTCACGGCTCCGGTCGAGCAGCCCACTCGGCTTCAACGCGAAATGGAAATCACTTTGACGGATGGCGGAGTGCGCATCGAGCACCGCGTGTACAACAAGGGGCTCTTCGAGGTGTACTGCGCCCCGTGGTGCCTCAGCGTGATGGCGCCCGGGGGTCAGGCGTTCTTTCCGCAGGAGCCCTATCGCCCCCACTCCGAACAGCTCCTGCCCGCGCGACCGATGGTGCTGTGGGCGTACACCGACATGAGCGACCCACGGTGGACGTGGGGCAGGCGACTGATCCGACTCCGGCAGGACACCGAGGCGACGACCCCGCAGAAAGTGGGAGCGTTGGTGACAGCCGGGTGGGCAGCCTATCGGAACGGCGACCGTGTGTTCGTCAAGTGCTTCCCTTGCGAGGCCGACGAATACCCGGACTTCGGCTGCAACTTCGAGACCTACACCAACGAGCGAATGCTCGAGCTGGAGTCGCTGGGCCCGATGCAAGTCATCCTTCCGGGCGAGCGAGCCACCCATGTCGAAACCTGGGGCCTCTTCGACGACGTGGAGCTTCCGGACGAGGACGCTCCTTTGGAAGAGGAGCTATACCGCTTGGCGTCGGAGCTCCCTGAGCCGGAATGAACCTCCACGCGCTCGCCTTTACGCGCGAAGACATCGAGGTGGAGATGGCTGCCTCTACCGACGAAGGCAAGGCCGTTCCCCCCGAGCTTTGTGCCGAGTCTGAGCGACTGATGGCCACGGACCTTTCGTGGAAAGCGGCTCAGGAACAGGCCGGAAAGTTCCTCGACCAGATGCACGCCCTCGCTCTGCGCCCTGACTTTCCCTACAGGGAGCCGTCCGACCTGCGCCACATCCGGGAGGAGAGGCCCGAGTCACCCCAGGTTCCAGGCTATTCGCTGGACCGAGAGAACCTGCTGGACCGGTTACATGGGGCCTGGCTTGGTCGCGCGGCGGGGTGTCTGCTCGGAAAACCCGTCGAGGGTTGGTACCGAGAGCGCCTCCATGGCTACCTCCGCGACACCAACGCATTCCCATTGAGGGGCTACATCCGAGGTGACGTCCGTCCAGACATCCTGCAGAAGTATGAAGTACCGACAGACCGAGGGGCGTTCATCGAGCGTGTGGAGTGCCTACCGGAGGACGACGACCTGAACTACACGGTGCTTTCGCACGTGGTGCTGCAGAAGCATGGCCACTCATTCACTTCGGAACAACTGGCACAGGAGTGGCTCAGCCGCCTGCCGGTGCTGCGCACCTTCACTGCGGAGCGGGTGGCCTATCGCAACCTGGTTGACGGCATCGCCCCGCCGCACTCGGGGTCCTATCGGAACCCGTATCGCGAGTGGATTGGTGCGCAGATCCGGGCGGATGGATGGGGCTACGCGTGTCCGGGTAGCCCCGAAGCCGCGTCGGAGCTTGCGTGGCGGGACGCCTGCATCAGCCATGTGAAGAACGGCATCTACGGTGCGATGTGGTCCGCCGCGATGAATGCGGCGGCGTTCTCCCTCGACAGCCCACGCGCCATCGTTGAGGCGGGGCTAGCGCAGATACCAGCGCGCTGCCGCCTCGCCGACTGGGTCCGCACGGTGATGGACTGGCACGAGATGGGACTGCCCTACGACGATGCCTGCGAGCGCATCCATGCAGAGTGGGACGAGAAGCGTTTCCACCACTGGTGTCATGTCATCTCGAACGCCGCCATAGTCACGATGGCGCTGCTATACGGGGAGGGGGATTTCGGGGCGAGCGTGTGCTGCGCCGTACAGGCAACCTTCGACACGGACTGCAACGGCGCGACGGTCGGCTCCATTCTCGGTGCGAGGCTCGGCGCGTCGCGGCTGCCCGAAGAGTGGACCGCGCCTCTGAACGACACCATCGAGACGGGCGTCGTGGGCTATCAGCGGCTTCGGCTGACGGACATGGCCCGAATGTCGTTGGATGTTATCGAAAAGTACAAGGGGGGAGAAGAATGACGCTAGAGTTGAAGTGTCCGGACATCGAGTGCGACGGGTGCGCGGGCTCGATCAGGCGAGCATTGGAGGGTCACGCGGGCCTGACCTCGGTGCAGGTGGACGTAGCGTCCAAGACCGTTCGTCTGGACGGTGAGGAAGCCGCCGTGGAATCGGCCAAGGCGAAGCTGAGCGAGATCGGCTTCCCCCCTGCGGAGTAGCCCCGGCCTCAGCGGACCCCGTGATCCCGGCGTCCCGCCGGAGCAGCATCGCCGAGACGGCGAGACTGCGTGGCGGGGTCAGGCAGAACCTGTTGGACCTCGACATGAGCACGGACGCCGGAGCAGCATCGCCGAGACGGCGATGCTACGTGCCATATGACCCGCGTCATGTACACCCCTGCTTTGCACCGGTAGGCTGAAGGCTCGCACACTTCGCGCGGCGTCCGACCGCGTCGACAGGAGGGGAGAGATGAGAGCCATCGCAGAGCTGGTGGAGGAGCACGAGGCGATTCGGAAGATGCTCGGAGTCCTGCGAGTGGTCGCCGCACGCGTGGAGGCCGGCGAGCACGTGCCCGAGGAGGACCTCCGAGGAATCGGCGAGTTCTTCAGCGTGTTTGCCGACAAGTGCCACCACGGGAAGGAAGAGGAGACGCTCTTCCCCGTGCTCGAGCAGGCGGGCATTCCGAGAGACGGAGGACCTATCGGCGTCATGTTATACGAGCACACGCTGGGCCGGTCGCTCGTTGCACGCATCAAGGGATCGGTGGATGGGTGCCTTGCGGGCGAGCAAGCGGCGCGCAGCGAGTTCGCCTCGGCCGCCAACGAGTACATCGCCTTGCTCGACAGCCACATCGCCAAAGAGAACAACGTTCTGTTCCCTATGGCCGAATCCCGTCTCACACCCGAACAAGATGCAGAGCTGACTGCGGCGTTCGAGGCGCTGGAGCGGGAGCGAATCGGCGAAGGCGTACACGAGCAACTTCATGGCATGATAGAGCGGCTCGCGCAAACCTACCTAGCATAGTCGCCTAGCCCTCGTCGCCGGCAAGCGACCAGAATCCTGGTGCCCAAGGCCTCCGTTGGCTTGCATCCCGGTGACCCGCTGTAGTATCCTATCGCGCGAACTGCATACCGAAACCGATGAGGAGACGGTTCGCCCCGGCTCCTCTTGTCTTTTCGGACGCGTTCGCCGGAGCTTACGATGGATAAGGAGTTCTTCGAAGCTCTGAGGCAACTCGCCTCGGAGCGGAATCTGGATATTGCAGAGCTCGAGGAGATGACGGAAGCGGCGCTCGCCACGGCCTACAAGAAGCACGTAGGCGCGACGGGCGATGTCGTCGTCCGCATCAACACGGCCGAGGGAACCCTGACCGCCATCTGCGAAAAGGAAGTGGTGGGCGTCGTTACCAACCACTACTTCCAAATGAGCCTGGAGCAGGCGAGAAAGATCAACCCCCAGGCGGTTATCGGCGACTTCATCGGGGTCCCCGTGAACCCCCAGACATTCGGGCGGATCGCTGCGCAGAGCGCCAAGCAGATCCTGATGCAGAAGCTGCGCGAACAGGAGCGCAAGACCATATTCGACGAGTTCGAGTCCCGCGTGGGCGAGGTCGTCTCCGGCATCGTGCAGCGGCGAGAGCGGGATTTGGTTTTCATTCAGGTGGGGCGCACGGAGGCCGTGCTTCCGCGAAAGGAGCAGGTGCCTACGGAGCCCTACCGTTTCAACGACCGGCTTCGCGTGTACGTGGTGCGCGTCGACGAGGGCATGCGTGGCGCGGTGGTGACCGTGTCTCGCACGCACCCCGGACTGCTGCGCAAGCTGTTCGAGCTGGAAGTGCCCGAAATCGAGGCCGGAACCGTGGAAATCCACGGTGTCGCACGTGAGGCGGGCCAGCGCTCCAAGATAGCGGTCGCCACCACCGACCCGCGGGTGGACCCGATTGGCGCGTGCGTGGGACAGCGTGGAGCCCGCGTGAACGCCATCGTGGACGAGCTGTACGGCGAGAAGGTGGACATCATTCCCTGGTCGGAAGACCCCATCGCCTACATCACCGCCGCACTGAGCCCGGCCAAGGTGAACCGCGTGACGCTTCGCGAGTCGGAGGACCCGGAAGAACGGGGCGCTCTCGTGGTGGTGCCGGATACTCAGCTTTCGCTTGCTATCGGCAAGGGCGGGCAGAACGTTCGGCTCGCGGCCAAGCTGACGGGTTGGAAGATAGACATCCGCAGCGAGTCTCAGGCTGCGCAAGAAGCGATTGCCCCTGCGGAAGCCTAGAGTAATCTGACAGGAGTTGGGCGAAGGGGATAACTTCCCCTCCGCCATTTGTTTTTCGCGCCCTCACGCTTGCTCTGCTCTCGATTCTTTTGGCGTGGAACCTATAGACCGCGCCGTGGCATGATCACCCTTCCATTACCGATAGACACTCACCCGAAACAGCAGGTACGGGCCGCCGGGCTGTGGCTGCTCGGGAGTTAGCAGTCCCTCTTGCACTGCTTCGCCGAGCTGGATTCGCCACCGCTCGACCCTGCCAGGATCGGGGTACCGGGTGCTACCGGACAAGAGCATCGGTAGCCACTCATCGCGCAACTCCCTCGGCAGATTGGAGACGTTTAGTAGCACGTGGGAGAAGCCCTGACGATGCAACTCCAATGCCAGCTCACGGCCCGAGTGCAGTCGGTCGTACGGTATCAGAGTGTGATGCCCGGGGTTGGCCCAGACATAGGGCTTGTCGAAGTAGTAGCCTAACACTTCGTCATAGAAGGCGATCTTCTCCACTCCCTCCATGGCATTGATCGCTCGTGCGGCGCGATACAGCGACGAGCGTTCCGACAGATACTCGTGCACCCACTCGGAACGCGGCGACCGGAATGCCACGGTCGCTGCCTCGAAAGGCGATACCAGGCCGACCGAAGGGGCCGCTAAGGTGAACACGATCAGTGTCACCAAGGCTTGAACTACCACCGAAAGCCGAGTCCACACGCGCACCGGTGACACGGGTTCCTCTGCACTCCAGCCGACGGCGACCGCCAGCAAGGGTGCCAATGCTAACACATATCGCGACTGCTGACTGAGCCAGAACCATGCTGCGAGGTTGAGCGCGCAGAAGGAAAGGAGAAGCCAATAGGCGCGGGGACGTGCACGCGCGAATCCGAGAAGGAACGGCGCCAGGAGCAGCGGCACACCGAGCGTACCGATCACTCCCCCTTGGTTGAGGTAGCGTTCGGGTCGCACGGTTAGGTCCCAAGGTATGCGTGCGAGCTCCCACGGCGCGCGACCGACGCCGAAGCTGACCTGTTCGCCGCGGTAGATGGCAGCGTTTTCTGCGCTCCAGTACTTGCCACCGAACACCTCGTACGCGAAGGGGTATACGGGGTTGTCGGTCTCTAGATAGGTGCGGACGTACCAAGGTGCTGGGACCAGCAGCCCAACCACCAACACGATCAGTGGCGCCCGTAGGCGAGAGCCGCGTACGGCAAAAACACAGATGGCCGCAAGCAGAAGGACGGTAAGAAGACCGTTGTACTTAGTGGCAGCGGTAAGACCGGCACAGACGGCGACGAGTACTAGCAGGGTGGTAGTAGGCTTCTGGATGACATCGGCCAGCAGGAACATCGCAAGAGCTGTGTATAGAGCGCTCGCCATGTCAATGTAGGCGGTGCCGGACTCCCACAACGCGAGCGGGCACGCGCTGACCGCCAGAGCGGCCCAGATGGCAGCGGGACGGGAGCTGCGCCGCGCCGCGAAACCGGCGCACGCAAGCACCGTGAGCACACTCGTCCACGTATGCATCAGCTTGGCCGCGCCGTAGCCACCCACCCAGTGCGCCGCGGTGAACAGCATCTCCATCAGCTGCGGGAAGTAGCTGTGATGGTCGTACGGATAGGACTGCACGCGGTCGGCCTGCAGCCACAGCTTGGGCAGCGCTAGGTGATAGGCGAGGCTGTCCCAATCGAGCACGAGGGGTGGCGACATGGCGGCGAGCACAGCAATCGCCAAGAACGGAAGGAGCACTAGAGCCCAAGGGTTAGGACGGGCGCCTCGCAGATCCACCCACACCGATTTCGCGCCGACCATCCCGCCCAGCAGCAGCATCGCCCCCGTAACGGAGATCCCTACCCGCAGGTGCCCGGCGAGTCCGAAGAAGAATATGACGTAGGCGCAAAGGGCAAGGGAGAGCCCACCAGCGAGTGCGGCCCTCTCACTGGTGGACGCGTCCGGCCACACACGACGGGCGAAGGGATAGCCCACCGCAACCGAAGCGAAAGCCACCAGCAAGGAGAAGAGCAACGGCATGGCGACACTCTTTGGCACCGGCCAAACGGCTCCTGCCACGGAAGGAAATCCCCGCTCCAGACGCCAACAGTTAGGGAATGCCTCCCGAGCCGCCGCGACTCCCGACCGCCTGCCTGGTGCGCGAGCCAGGGTCGCTCGGCTACCCATCGGGGCTCTGCTCGCTCACGCCTTCTCCCACCGTGTATCTTCGCGGTGATCCGGATGTGGCCCTGAAGCCGATGGTGGCAATCGTGGGCACCCGGACGCCCCGAGCGGAGTGGCGGGCCTGGGCCGCGGACCTAGCGGCGAGGCTGTCACAGAGAGGCTTCGTGGTGTGTAGCGGCTTCGCGCCGGGGATCGACCGAGCTGCCCATCGTGGAGCACTCGCGGCAGGCGGGCGGACCGTGGCGGTTCTGGGCGAGGACGTCTTCGACGTGCGGGCCAGGGGAGAACGCGAGGGTATATCGGAGCTGAGGGACGAAACGCTCCGACGCGGATGTTTGCTCAGTGAGCAGGCTCCGGGCGGACCGCGAGTCAATCCTCGGCACACGGTGGCCAGGCTGATCCTGCGCAACCGCATCATCGCCGCGCTGTCGCTGGGCGTGGTGGTCGCGGCGGCATGGGAGAAAGGCGGGGCGCACATGACCGCCAACTGGGCGGCACGGCTGGGAAGGCCCGTGTGGACCGCGGACTTCGGCGAGGATACGCCGGTCGGGAACCTCAGGCTATTGCTCGGGGGCCACTCGGCGCTGCCTGCCGACGCGGACCAGGCCGCGGAGCAGATTAGTCTTTCTTTGACTTCTTCGCCCGACTAGATCGAGCGCGCGCCAGAGCCATGGCGGTGCCGAGAACGGCGGCGATCAGCCCGGCACGGCCCGTGATGGTGTCCACTGCAGTGCTCGCGGAGACCAGCACCTTCTCGGACTTGTCCTTCACGGATGCCGTCGTCTCCTCGATCCGCCCCGCCAGCTTGGCAACCTTGTCCCCGGTCTCCTTGAGCGAGGACACGAGACCGCCCACTTTGTCGCTGACTTCGGTCATCTTGTTCTTTAGGGTGATAAGCACGAAGATCATGACGAGGTTCGTCAAGATCGCTATTGCGAAGAACACGCCGGATACCCACAACCAAGGCGCAGGGATGTCCATGTCTCACTCCTTTGAGCGGGCCGATGCCCGAAGGACGGTCCGCCGAAGAATCTACCTGAAGGCGGCTCGGCCGGTGCTCCACGGAACCGCTCGGCGCCGGGTACGTCTTCTTCGGTAGCGGGGTGCCCGGCCACAGGATGTTTCGACGCAACTACGCACGGCTCTCGGACTCCGACCTGGTCACGCGAGCGCAGAAGGGCGAACGCGCGGCCTTCGAGGAGTTGTACAGGCGGTTCAGCGGCCGCGTGTACGCGCTCGTCTACGGCATGGTGGCCAACGCCGACGACGCCGCGGAGCTGACCCAAGAGGTGTTCGCGAGGGCGTTCCGCCGACTGCCCAGCCTAAGGGCCGACCAGGCAGTGTACGGCTGGCTTCGCGCGACAGCTACCAACCTCGGGATCGACTTCCTCCGTCACGGCAAACTCGTCCAGTTCGAGCCGCTGGAAGGCAACGTCCCCGAATCGCCGAGGGACTTGGAATCGCCCGAGGACGACCCGGAGAGGCTGGCAATCCGTGCGGAGACCCGCGAGGCCGTGGCGAGCGCGGTTGCGGGGCTCAAACCCGCGCACCGAGTGGTAGTCGCGCTGCACCACTTCGAGGGACTGAGCCTCGAGGAGATCGCGCAGACGCTGGACGTGCCCGTCGGAACCGTAAAGTCGCGGCTGGCCCGTGCGCGAGAAGCGCTTCGCGTCATGCTCGCCCCCATGGTGGAGGGAAGGAATGGACTGCGATAGCATTCGTCCGCTGCTGGCGGACTTCATCGAACACAACGTCGGAGAGGACAAAGCGGAGGCCGTGCGCAGGCACGTTCGCTCCTGCGCCGCGTGCGGTCGCGAGCTGGACGCACTGGGCCGGGTTGACGAGGTATTGCAGGAATGGCGGGCACCGGCGCTTCCCGAGTCCGTCTGGCTCAACCTCCAGCCGCTGCTTCCGCGTGAGCGCCGAGTCCCGTCTTCCGCCCCGCTCCGGCTAGGGATTGCCTTTGCCGCCGGGTGCGCCGCGCTATTCGTTGCCTGGGCAGTGTGGGTGGGGCCTGAGATCTCTCGCACGTTCGAGGGAACACCCGCACCCTCCCCGAGTGGATTGTCCCACTTCGAGGGGACGCCTCCGGTCGGCATGCCGCTCGACTCGCGTACGGCACCGCTCCTCGAGACTGACAACGAGGACACCTCGCCGCACCAGGAGGAAGCCGCAGAGCCTGCTGCCGAGCCCGGTGGGGAGGCGATCCTGCCGCACACCGTGGAGCCGAAGCCCGCGACAGAAGCCAAGGAGCCTACTGCACCCCCGCGCGACGACACGCTCCCTGCTCCAGAAAAGCCGTAGGGGCGGCCCGCCACACCCCACTCCCTGTATTCCGTCATGCTGAGCCTGTCGAAGCATGACGATGCGGGCCGAACGATATCGTCTTCTGGTGCCACGTTCGCGGCTTACGTGTCCATGCTTCGACAGGCTCGGCATGCCGGCCCATGAACTGGCAGCCCAATCCAACACGCCTCCTTCCGTGGCCGTAAACACGCCCGCTTACCAGGGTCCTAGGGGCAGCCGCGCGCCCTGCCGAAGTGGGGGCATGGAGAACGGCGCATTCCGACTCACACGATGCAGGGTCCGCCCCGAGTGGCTGTCGGGTGTGAGGGACGGGCACCGGAAGTGGGTGGTACGACCCAAGTCGGGTCCTCGCCTAATCGTCTCCGACGAGACCGAAGTTGGTCAGGATCAGATTGAGGTCGGCGAGGGCCACCTGACCGTCCCAGTCGAGGTCACCCGACCCTCCTTGTGTGCCTTGCCAGCCGAAGTTCGCCAGGACCAGATTCAGGTCGAGGATGTCGACCACATTCGAACCGTCTGCATCCCCATTGATCAGGACGAAGTCAGCGGCAGCTCCGCTCTCGGTCACTAGGACAGCCGGCAAGGTTGACCTAAGCCAGTTAGGCAGCTTCACAGAGAGCTGATACTCACCCTCACGTACCCATTCGACGTCATAGTCGCCTGATGGCGACAATTGCACGGATCGGGTGAAAAGCTGTTGCCCGGTATTGGCATCACGGAATTCGAGCATCGCCTGGAATTCGCTGGTTCCCACGTAACCTTGCCGTGTGATTCGACCGCTAACAGTGCCGAACCTCGGAACGGTGGCGTGGGTCACGGAATACCAGTCGGTACCGATCCGGAACTCGTCGATCGAGTAACTTGCAGATCCTTTGAGG
This genomic window contains:
- a CDS encoding zf-HC2 domain-containing protein, which produces MDCDSIRPLLADFIEHNVGEDKAEAVRRHVRSCAACGRELDALGRVDEVLQEWRAPALPESVWLNLQPLLPRERRVPSSAPLRLGIAFAAGCAALFVAWAVWVGPEISRTFEGTPAPSPSGLSHFEGTPPVGMPLDSRTAPLLETDNEDTSPHQEEAAEPAAEPGGEAILPHTVEPKPATEAKEPTAPPRDDTLPAPEKP
- a CDS encoding sigma-70 family RNA polymerase sigma factor, producing the protein MFRRNYARLSDSDLVTRAQKGERAAFEELYRRFSGRVYALVYGMVANADDAAELTQEVFARAFRRLPSLRADQAVYGWLRATATNLGIDFLRHGKLVQFEPLEGNVPESPRDLESPEDDPERLAIRAETREAVASAVAGLKPAHRVVVALHHFEGLSLEEIAQTLDVPVGTVKSRLARAREALRVMLAPMVEGRNGLR
- the nusA gene encoding transcription termination/antitermination protein NusA: MDKEFFEALRQLASERNLDIAELEEMTEAALATAYKKHVGATGDVVVRINTAEGTLTAICEKEVVGVVTNHYFQMSLEQARKINPQAVIGDFIGVPVNPQTFGRIAAQSAKQILMQKLREQERKTIFDEFESRVGEVVSGIVQRRERDLVFIQVGRTEAVLPRKEQVPTEPYRFNDRLRVYVVRVDEGMRGAVVTVSRTHPGLLRKLFELEVPEIEAGTVEIHGVAREAGQRSKIAVATTDPRVDPIGACVGQRGARVNAIVDELYGEKVDIIPWSEDPIAYITAALSPAKVNRVTLRESEDPEERGALVVVPDTQLSLAIGKGGQNVRLAAKLTGWKIDIRSESQAAQEAIAPAEA
- a CDS encoding ADP-ribosylglycohydrolase family protein — protein: MNLHALAFTREDIEVEMAASTDEGKAVPPELCAESERLMATDLSWKAAQEQAGKFLDQMHALALRPDFPYREPSDLRHIREERPESPQVPGYSLDRENLLDRLHGAWLGRAAGCLLGKPVEGWYRERLHGYLRDTNAFPLRGYIRGDVRPDILQKYEVPTDRGAFIERVECLPEDDDLNYTVLSHVVLQKHGHSFTSEQLAQEWLSRLPVLRTFTAERVAYRNLVDGIAPPHSGSYRNPYREWIGAQIRADGWGYACPGSPEAASELAWRDACISHVKNGIYGAMWSAAMNAAAFSLDSPRAIVEAGLAQIPARCRLADWVRTVMDWHEMGLPYDDACERIHAEWDEKRFHHWCHVISNAAIVTMALLYGEGDFGASVCCAVQATFDTDCNGATVGSILGARLGASRLPEEWTAPLNDTIETGVVGYQRLRLTDMARMSLDVIEKYKGGEE
- a CDS encoding hemerythrin domain-containing protein, whose translation is MRAIAELVEEHEAIRKMLGVLRVVAARVEAGEHVPEEDLRGIGEFFSVFADKCHHGKEEETLFPVLEQAGIPRDGGPIGVMLYEHTLGRSLVARIKGSVDGCLAGEQAARSEFASAANEYIALLDSHIAKENNVLFPMAESRLTPEQDAELTAAFEALERERIGEGVHEQLHGMIERLAQTYLA
- a CDS encoding heavy-metal-associated domain-containing protein, giving the protein MTLELKCPDIECDGCAGSIRRALEGHAGLTSVQVDVASKTVRLDGEEAAVESAKAKLSEIGFPPAE
- a CDS encoding DNA-processing protein DprA; the encoded protein is MPPEPPRLPTACLVREPGSLGYPSGLCSLTPSPTVYLRGDPDVALKPMVAIVGTRTPRAEWRAWAADLAARLSQRGFVVCSGFAPGIDRAAHRGALAAGGRTVAVLGEDVFDVRARGEREGISELRDETLRRGCLLSEQAPGGPRVNPRHTVARLILRNRIIAALSLGVVVAAAWEKGGAHMTANWAARLGRPVWTADFGEDTPVGNLRLLLGGHSALPADADQAAEQISLSLTSSPD